The Pristis pectinata isolate sPriPec2 chromosome 16, sPriPec2.1.pri, whole genome shotgun sequence region TGTCATCGTTAATGTGTACCTTTGCTCCTGTTTTCCCCAAGGTGACTTTCCCTATCCGGGTGTTCCGACTGCTGGGTGTGGAAGTCCTGATTGTGACCAATGCCGCTGGATCAATAGCAGATGATTACAACACAGGAGACCTCATGATCATCAAGGATCACATCAATATGCCCGGCATGGCAGGGCAGCATGCTCTCCAAGGACCTAACGATGAACGGTATATAGCCACACAGCTCAACACAACTGAAGCCTTTacactttccctccctccctctcaattTTAATTATATGACATCTAGACCAAGAAATTATTCAGACTAACTGGTATCGTCAAATTTCATCCCAATCTTAAAACaaagcactggaaatattcagaggttaggcagcatgtgtgaagacagaagcagaattaatgcttcaggttggtgACCCATAATGTTagctatgtttctctctccacagatgctgcctggcacaagtatttgcagcattctgtttttatttcacacttctggcatctgcggtattttgtcccaaacagtccttccaggtgaggcagcgcttcaccggcaaatctattgatttcatttattgcatccactCCCGGTTCctccacatcggtgagacccaatgcagactgGGGGACGggttcatcaatcaccttcgctctgtctgccgcaacagccaggacctcctgatgggcagccattttaattccacttcccattccccgaCTGACGTGTCTGTCTGTGGcatcctctgctgccacgttgaggccaggtggaggttggaagagcaacacctcgtattccgtcttggtagtctccaacctgaaggcatCAACATcagtttctctaacttctggtaaccccgcccctctgttttccttccccccccctttgttttcccttttcctgtggccccctcaccccttctctatcttctaccccaccctcacaacctgcccacctccttccctttattccatggtccactgtcctctcctatcagattccttcttcttcagccctctgcctcttccacccatcacctcccagctcctcacatcattcccttttacacCCTCccacacctacctaccttcccccctcacctggactcacctatcacccgccagctcgtgctcctccccctcccctttcccctcacccttttattctggcttctaccctcttcctttccagtcctgatgaagggtctcggcccgaaacgtcaactgttcatttccctccatggatgctgcctgtcctgctgagttcctccagcattttgtgtgtgtttcctcagatttccagcatctgcagtctctcttgtgtatctgcagtattttacttttagaGCTCCCAACCTTTTTCAACTCATCCTATCTACAGAGcctttccattcctttctcccttgtgtgCTTTACTAACTCCCCCAAAAACAGCCACTGTGGTAGCAGGTTCCATATCTTAACCATTGGGTGTTTCTCCCTAACTCTCCATTGGATGTAATAGTGACCGTCACATCATATAAAAAcacctttgtccaacctctcaaatTCTGAAGCCCCAAATCTGGTCACACCTCAAACTTCTCTTTTGAAGAGAAAAGAGCCACAGTCTAGGGGTtatagggggtggggtggggaggcaaTATTTCTGTTGGTGCACCAGGAATATATTTTGCAACCTGAAATGGGAACACAAAAGGAAGGACATAATAGAAAAGGAAGAAtttgtggagaatgaaacagggTTAGTGGGTTGATGTATACCCTACTTGATTTCCTTTGCTATTTGAGTTGGAATATCTTCATCAGggtttttagaaacatagaacatagcacagtacaggccctttggcccacaaagttgtactgaacatgtccctaccttagaaattactaggcttacccatagccctctatttttctcagctccacgtacctatccaaaagtctcttaaaagaccctatcatatccgcctccaccaccgttgccggcagcccattccatgcactcaccactctctgagtaaaaaacttacccctgacatctcctctgtacctacatctcctctgcaccttaaacctgtggcctcttgtggcaaccatttcatcgctgggaaaaagcctctgactatccacacaatcaatgcctctcatcaaaTTATACGCCTCTCATCaaattatacacctctatcaggtcccccctcatcctccgtcgctccaaggagaaaaggccaagttcactcaacctggtttcataaggcatgctccctaatccaggcagcatccttgtaaatcttataCTAAGGAAAATAATCCtttctcatttaaaaaatacaaaatgtaaaatctatttttttttgaattgttaTAAAGGTCCCCAATTATTTAATTggcaagtggaaacattttccttGGTGTAATCCATCAAGGAATTGCatggaattaaaaacagaaaatgctgtgcgcactcagcagatcaggcagcatctgtggaaagagaaactgggttAAGGTTTCAAGTCAAAAATGCTACCTGTCCTATTAAGTAGGtcgagaattttgtttttatttcaggtttccagcatctgcagtttttttgcttttcggtTGCAGAGGTGATTGGGACTGAAATAACAGGGCTGAAGTCAGCAATGAGGAAAATGTACTTGGTCAAGGATCAAAAAGCAAGCATTTCACCACCATCCCTTGAACTGCTGATGTTCCTATGTGCTTATGCCACTGTCATTAAGGGAAACTCTTGAGGAAAGTAACTAGCTCATAAGGAGGCACCATCAATTCAGAACGAGAGTACCCCTAAACACAGGCACGTAAACAGGATCGATTACACAGCTCCCATTTGCCCATCTTGTCTGATGGATACCAAGCAATATCAGTGGCAGAACTTATTCTTGAGGAGTTTCTTTTATTCCTTCACAGCACATGGATGTTGctatcaaggacagcttttatttcCTGTTCTGAACTGTGCTTGCACTAAGTGGCTTGTTAGACCATTTCAGGTCACTTAGGAGTCAACCTGACTGCAGAAGGTCTGGAACCGCATAGGGCAAGGGTAAGCACAGatagaagatttaaaaaaagactttcttgggaatctgaagcaaacaggaaatactggaaataaataTAGGAAATGAAACAGATGCAGGAAAATCTGAAAACGTCCGTAGAGCAGAGACCATGTCGAGGGAAAATGGACGACATCTCTGAAGCACTGGTGTGGTATCATCAGACCAGACAGATGAAGAAATTGGAGAGTAATAGTCTTCATACAGGAGCAGAGTAGGAAGTAGTGAAGCTTTTGATTGCTGAGAGAGTCTGTAGATTTATAAAGGATTTTGGTCACTTACTTGTCCCGAGCTGGAGAGAGAGAACTAGAGGAAGGGATCAGATgaaagagggaagggtggaagctGGCAGCAAAAGCAATGAAACTTGAGTTCTGGACAAGAAGCAGCACCTCAGTCAAAGTACagcagaggtgagggagggagcctTGGGAGTGAAACAACTGTACTAGATATTCCCACGGAGATGTGGTATAGCTTGGAGCTATGTGGGTTTCCATAGTTACACCTTTgatgtggaggtggaggaggagtccAGCCAGCCAGAAGAGGATGAGTTAGGATCCATTTCAAAGtgtcatggtccagagggaggaATGAGGCGAGGTAGAGGTCAATTGGCCAAACATTGCCCCGAGGTCAGCAGATTTGACGGCAATGTTGGGATCAGCCTTAGTGAGCCAAGTGCTGCAAGTTCAGGGGCTGGGACAGATTAGAGTGTGCAAGTGTGGTGGAAAAATTGTGACGGTCAATGTCACACTGGTGGGTAGTGACTAATAAATCCAGAAGGGTCATGAAATGAGAGGAAAGTTCCAAGTGGATCAGGagaatgggaggtgggagaaaagaTCGACAGACTGGGGTGAAGTCTCGTGGCCAAAGAAACAGGCACAGAGGCAGAGGCTGCAGAAGAAGAGCTCATCACGTCAGCCTCAGAATGCAGCAGATCTCCGTCTCTAAGAGACGTTAGTGAACCAAATATGTTCTTACAACATTCCAGTGGATTCTATGACTCACTCTTTACTTCCAcggaatttaagttccccagctgtcgtggtgggacttgaactcatgactTTGAATCGTTCATATGTGGGTTAATAGTCTAGTGAAATAACTACAAATCTATTGTATCTCATGCTCCGCCAGTCTCACTGCAGGAGAAGTCAAAGTCGGAGCACTTTGAATCAGTGATGTTGGAGGAGTTCTCAACTTTTACATAGGCCTCTACCTGTTCTCAAACACAAGCTCTCACCTCATTCCAATTATAATCACACATGTTATGAAAGGTGCCAACGTTGCACAGTTCTCTGTGACCTTACCACAGCAAATGATGAATTACCGGAGGTTCCCTTCCCCTCATCTTTACCTAGATTAAGTCCTgtttgagaatcagaatcaggtttattatcactgacttatatgttgtgaaatctgttgttttgcagcagcagtacagtgcaaagacataaaattaatataaattacaaaataagtaaatagtgtaaaaaaaggaataacaaggtagtgttcatgcgttcatgaaccattcagaaatctgatggcggaggggaagaagctgtttctgaatcattgagtgtggttcttcaggcacCCGTGTTTCCCACATGGCTGAAGCAAAGGTTGGTGTTAAAGCAGATGAGCTGGAGTTTAAAACAGAGTTCTTGTAGAGATAAAAAGACACttttacttagaacatagaacattacagcacatacaggccctttggcccacaatgttgtgctgacattttatcctgccttaagatctatctaaaccttccctcccacatagccccctattctaGTTGTGGTGGAAATCCAAAATCATATACACCTGGTCATCACTAATAAATCCCACAGGGAATTTAGGAAAAACTTCTTTACCCACAGAATGTTGAGAATTCGGAACATGGTACCACAACGAGGTAGCTGGATAAGTTCCTGAAGGAGAAAAGAATACAAGGAGTCAGATGAGATCAGAAGCATAATCACCGGCATAACCTTGTTGGGACCAATGGTCTGTTTCTCTACTCTAAATGCCATTTGATCTAATGACCTCCTTCCAGGggaatctgtggggaaagaagaaGAAGTGAGAAAATAATCAAAGTATTTCTTGTTTGTAGGTTTGGTTCCCGCTTTCCCCCCATGTCTGATGTATATGACAGAGCCCTGGGCAAGCTGGCTCTGGATATAAGCACTGAGCTGGATTGCAGTAACTTAATGCATGAAGGTGTTTACTGCATGGTTGGAGGCCCCAGCTTCGAGACAATTGCTGAAGCACGTCTTCTTCACAAGCTCGGAGCTGATGCTGTGGGTAAGAATGTTCATGCAAATCTGTCTGCAATTCACCATTAGCAGGGTACGGTGTGAAAAAAAGACTTGTGTTTACATAGCACTGTCTGTGCTCTTTGGATGTCTCAAGGTGTCCTTCGACGTTGCAAGGAGACACTCCTGGAGGTACATTAATAAAGGGTAATCCAGGAGCATACTTTAAACTAGGCAGAACCAAGGAGACCacaaaactggaggagcaacacttctgttccacctgggtagtctacaaccctatgatattgaattttccaattttaggtaacgctccccttttcctttctctccctctgttcctccacttctGATCCTCCGgtaccccccccccatttttgtcccctttcctcaccccctcaccccagcccccccacctatcttcatccccctccccatcctggctccatccacccacttcacacacaggtttccacccccacccccaacaccacccctcatctgtttccatctgccgtacacctctcccttaatggttcccattctcacctcctttacttaacCGAATCCAGCACTGGGggcactttgtgttcctgcctaTCTCCCTCCGGCAGCCGTCTCCACCCTTCACCCttgcctccccccaccttgctgcATCTGTTTTCCTGCcttcctctctctgtctatctccagctgtcattcacctgccactgtcttccaacccccactcacctcccctacctggcaccacctgcctgtcatcttacacccctcctcagtccaccagtcaccacAGAATCCTTTAtcgccactccccctctcctctttatactggccatctcccctctccactctcagtcctgatgcagggtttcgacccaaaacgtcgacaattcctttcctcccacagatgctgctcacactcacacacgaatacacacacacacacacacacacacacacacacacacacacacacacacacacacacacacacacagagtggtgggtgcctgctgagttcccccagcaccaCAGAATTGGTGGGAGTGCAATTTGGATGAAGTGTTGTGAATGGATGTCAAAATTCCACAGTGGTTATGGGTTACATAATCTCAGCTGTTAAAGAGTAACAGTGCTTTTAAGGTTGCTGCTTCATTATTTATAGAGTTAGGTTTACAGAGTTGTAACAGTTGTCTGCAAGGTCTGACCAAACCAGCACAGAGCAACCCCTGAAATAAGCAGTCATTCCATGCTAAAGGCTGCACCTGGAACCCAGGCACTACAGCTCAAATCAAAAATAGGTCAGGGCATTCTTGAGCAAtatccattacaggaaggatgtagaggctttggaaagggtgcggacgaggtttaccaggatactgcctggattagaggttatgacctataaggagaggttggacaaacttggagcctcggaggctgaggggagacctgagaggtgtataaagttaagagaggcatagttagaatagacagtcagagtcgtttccccagggcagaaatgtcaaatactggagggcatgcagttaaggtgagagggggacagtttaaaggagatgtgcggggcaagtttttaatacacacacacacacacacacacacacacacgggcagtgggggaagcagatacaacagtggggtttaaaagactgttagacacatgaatatgtagggaatggaaggatgtggatcatgtacaggcagaagatatTTGGTTTATTGaacattgtgttcggcacagtcactgtgggccgaagggcctgttcctgtgctgtactgttctgtgttccgtaCATCCTTCCATTCACGTCACTGACACAGACGTTTTATCTTATTACCTGACTGGTGTTTACAAGAGCTTGCTCTGTACACACTAGTTGCCTCATTTCCTACTCTATAGCAATGCCAATACTTCAATAGTAATTGGCAGTGAAGCATTTTCAGACAAAGGCTGTGAAAGAAGCGATATAaatgcaaaagaagaaacagaaaatgttggaaattctcagcaggtcaggcagtatttgagGAGGGAGTAGCAGAGTTtaaagtcaatgacttttcattaggattattatttaaatgctgcTTTTCGTGTCGTGTCCCTCTGACCTTGTGTAAATGACACTGTCCACCATCTCACAGGAATGAGCACCGTTCCCGAGGTCACCGTTGCTAGACACTGCGGCCTGCGAGTGTTTGGACTCTCCCTGATCACCAACAAAGTGACGAAGGAGTATGACAGCACTGAAGCGGTGGAGCACAAAGCTGTTCTGAGTATTGGCAAAATGAGGGCCGGGGTGGTGCAAAACCTGGTACTGGAGTTGGTGGGTCGCGTGGATCTGACACCCACGAGGCTGCAAGACATCCAAgaaaagcaaatacaatagaacTCCGATAATACAGTATCAGACCAttgggaaatcccaatggttcaatgTCTAGCTCATCAGATAACGTTTGCCGCGTCCCCATTGCCATGCTCCCTTCAAACCGACCAatgctccatttcctgcactcctcTTAAATTTACCAGGTTCACCGGGAAATTATAACACAATGTAACCtcgaaaaaaaaa contains the following coding sequences:
- the pnp4a gene encoding purine nucleoside phosphorylase 4a; protein product: SYETYLETAEWLLSRTKHRPKVAIICGSGLGMLAETFTDQETFKYTDIPNFPKSTVQGHAGQLVFGELKGKTCVCMQGRFHMYEGYPLSKVTFPIRVFRLLGVEVLIVTNAAGSIADDYNTGDLMIIKDHINMPGMAGQHALQGPNDERFGSRFPPMSDVYDRALGKLALDISTELDCSNLMHEGVYCMVGGPSFETIAEARLLHKLGADAVGMSTVPEVTVARHCGLRVFGLSLITNKVTKEYDSTEAVEHKAVLSIGKMRAGVVQNLVLELVGRVDLTPTRLQDIQEKQIQ